The following coding sequences lie in one Benincasa hispida cultivar B227 chromosome 6, ASM972705v1, whole genome shotgun sequence genomic window:
- the LOC120079960 gene encoding DEAD-box ATP-dependent RNA helicase 17-like, whose protein sequence is MSGSTKYMNEGMKSTTKKMVKEDEIFASCTFASLGLDSTLCDQLRDKMGFEVPTLVQAQAIPAILSRRHVLVNAATGTGKTVAYLVPIIHHMLKSDRRIQRADGTFALVLVPTRELCMQVYESLQKLIQSYHWIVPGYITGGESRSKEKARLRKGISILVATPGRLLDHLKNTSSFLYSNLHWIVFDEADRIFELGCGKEVEEILDHLGSRKNIYVNKDNATSGFKFSQQNLLFSATLNEKVNRFAKISLENPIMISLDGGNNTSEFQPSEHGRFLGHDINDEAQAIGKEKTFSIADYKIPTQLVQSYVQGNFIKSSI, encoded by the exons ATGAGTGGCAGCACCAAATATATGAACGAGGGGATGAAAAGTACAACGAAGAAAATGGTTAAAGAGGACGAGATTTTTGCCTCTTGTACTTTCGCCAGCCTCGGTCTGGACTCTACTTTATGCGACCAGCTCCGAG ATAAAATGGGATTTGAAGTTCCTACGCTTGTACAGGCTCAAGCAATTCCGGCTATTTTATCCAGGCGTCATGT TCTTGTTAATGCGGCCACGGGCACTGGCAAAACTGTTGCATATTTGGTTCCAATCATCCATCACATGTTGAAGTCTGATCGTAGGATTCAGCGGGCTGATGGAACCTTCG CGTTGGTTCTTGTACCAACGCGAGAGCTATGCATGCAGGTCTATGAAAGTCTACAAAAACTAATACAAAGTTATCATTGGATTGTCCCCGGTTACATCACAGGTGGGGAAAGTCGATCTAAGGAGAAAGCGAGGTTGCGAAAAG GTATATCAATTTTAGTTGCAACACCAGGTCGGCTCTTGGATCACTTAAAGAATACATCATCCTTTTTGTACTCAAATTTGCATTGGATAGTGTTTGATGAGGCAGATAG AATTTTTGAATTAGGATGTGGcaaagaagttgaggaaatatTGGATCATTTGGGCTCAAGGAAGAATATTTATGTCAATAAGGATAATGCAACTTCAGGTTTTAAATTCTCGCAGCAGAATTTGCTTTTTTCAGCCACCTTAAATGAAAAAGTAAATcgttttgccaaaattagtttAGAGAATCCCATCATGATTAGTCTTGATGGTGGAAACAATACCTCTGAATTTCAACCATCTGAACATGGTCGATTTTTGGGACATGACATTAATGATGAAGCCCAAGCCATAGGGAAGGAGAAGACCTTTTCAATTGCAGATTATAAAATTCCTACCCAGTTAGTTCAGAGTTACGTGCAAGgtaattttattaaaagttcCATTTAA